In Falsibacillus albus, one genomic interval encodes:
- a CDS encoding VOC family protein — MHKGLHHVVIFSKDPDASAEWYRKAGFEYIRGYDRMHWFQLGDGEIMIHPSDEVSPGKTAIHVAVENVDVLFHRVMHEGLDPVDHQEGGNKIAKPVVREWGDKEFELVDPDGHKWAFTEI; from the coding sequence ATGCATAAAGGATTGCATCATGTAGTGATTTTTTCTAAAGACCCGGATGCATCAGCAGAATGGTATCGTAAAGCGGGGTTTGAATATATAAGGGGATATGATCGAATGCATTGGTTCCAGCTGGGGGATGGCGAAATCATGATTCATCCTTCTGATGAAGTCAGTCCTGGAAAGACCGCGATTCATGTGGCAGTGGAAAATGTCGATGTTCTTTTCCATCGTGTGATGCATGAGGGACTTGATCCTGTTGATCATCAAGAAGGTGGGAATAAGATTGCCAAGCCTGTCGTCAGGGAATGGGGCGACAAGGAATTTGAATTGGTAGATCCGGATGGACACAAGTGGGCATTCACGGAAATATAA
- a CDS encoding DUF3889 domain-containing protein: MANVNMPVVHAQKPIPPYAKWGRLAVQKTKEKYPKANVIDYLHIGREKKKNTDVEKFKLWLKEGQKEYGVFVFIEFNPKTDRVKNITFIKTSR, from the coding sequence ATGGCTAATGTCAATATGCCTGTCGTCCATGCACAAAAACCCATACCTCCATATGCCAAATGGGGAAGGCTGGCTGTACAAAAGACAAAGGAAAAATATCCGAAAGCCAATGTGATCGATTACTTGCATATCGGAAGGGAAAAGAAAAAAAATACTGACGTTGAAAAATTCAAGCTCTGGTTAAAAGAAGGTCAAAAAGAATACGGGGTATTTGTCTTTATTGAATTTAATCCCAAAACAGATCGAGTGAAAAACATTACTTTTATCAAAACCAGTCGTTAA